Proteins encoded within one genomic window of Flavobacterium gilvum:
- the nuoL gene encoding NADH-quinone oxidoreductase subunit L — translation MDTNLALVLLLTPFLGFLINVFFGKSLGKSVSGIIGTLSVVISFIVTVSFFLQINQTKQAIAIQLFDWIQISNFNVSFGFLLDQLSVMWLLFVTGIGSLIHLYSISYMHDDEKLHSFFAYLNLFIFFMITLVVGNNLLVMFIGWEGVGLCSYLLIGFWYKNQDYNDAAKKAFIMNRIGDLGLLIGIFILGSQFSTLDFTTLQSAIAGAHNVDTLWLSIAALALFIGACGKSAQIPLYTWLPDAMAGPTPVSALIHAATMVTAGIFMVSRMHFLFDLTHDIQTIIAVIGGVTSLVAATIGLVQNDIKKVLAYSTVSQLGLMFLALGFGAYEVAIFHVITHAFFKACLFLGSGSVIHGLHGEQDMRKMGGLKKAMPITFWTMLISSLAISGVPLFSGFFSKDEILMTAFHHNIPLWVVGSVASIMTAFYMFRLMFLTFFNDFRGTEEQKHHLHESPALITFPLIVLAILATVGGLISLPGNSWLNEYLAPLFAKAGTEEHALGTTEYMLMAIAVVGGLVGIGIAYSKYIKQNAVPSEDAEITGFSKVLYNKYYVDELYDSLFVAPINSLSKLFRDYVETGISSVVFGFGKIASELSYQGKKLQNGSVGLYLFAFVLGMCAIISFLFLAQ, via the coding sequence ATGGATACCAACTTAGCTTTAGTCTTACTATTAACTCCTTTTTTAGGATTTTTAATTAATGTTTTCTTTGGAAAAAGTTTAGGAAAATCGGTTTCGGGAATTATCGGAACGCTTTCTGTGGTGATTTCGTTTATTGTTACCGTTTCCTTTTTTCTTCAAATAAATCAAACAAAACAGGCCATAGCAATTCAATTGTTTGATTGGATTCAAATCAGCAATTTCAATGTGAGTTTTGGCTTTTTGCTGGATCAATTATCTGTTATGTGGTTATTGTTTGTAACCGGGATTGGTTCATTGATTCATTTGTACTCCATCAGCTATATGCATGATGACGAAAAACTGCATTCTTTCTTTGCTTATTTGAATCTTTTCATCTTTTTTATGATTACCCTTGTTGTTGGAAACAACTTATTGGTAATGTTCATTGGTTGGGAAGGAGTTGGACTTTGTTCTTACTTACTAATTGGATTTTGGTACAAAAACCAAGATTACAATGATGCCGCCAAAAAAGCATTTATCATGAACCGTATCGGGGATTTAGGATTACTGATTGGAATATTTATCCTAGGTAGCCAATTCTCCACTTTGGATTTTACAACATTACAATCTGCTATCGCCGGCGCTCACAATGTTGATACACTTTGGTTAAGTATTGCCGCTTTGGCTCTGTTTATAGGAGCTTGTGGTAAATCGGCACAAATTCCTTTATACACTTGGTTGCCTGATGCGATGGCTGGGCCTACGCCTGTTTCTGCATTGATACACGCTGCAACGATGGTTACTGCTGGTATCTTTATGGTATCCAGAATGCATTTTTTATTCGACTTAACACACGATATACAAACTATTATTGCCGTAATTGGAGGCGTAACTTCATTGGTTGCCGCAACTATTGGTTTGGTTCAAAACGACATCAAAAAAGTACTGGCCTACTCTACTGTTTCCCAATTAGGGTTAATGTTTTTGGCATTAGGTTTTGGTGCTTATGAAGTTGCCATATTTCACGTAATTACTCACGCTTTCTTCAAAGCTTGTTTATTCTTGGGATCGGGATCTGTAATACACGGTTTGCACGGCGAACAGGATATGCGTAAAATGGGTGGTTTGAAAAAAGCGATGCCTATCACTTTCTGGACAATGCTTATTTCATCATTAGCTATTTCCGGAGTTCCTTTGTTTTCGGGATTCTTTTCTAAAGACGAAATTTTGATGACCGCTTTCCACCATAACATTCCTCTTTGGGTTGTTGGCTCTGTTGCTTCTATAATGACTGCTTTTTATATGTTCCGATTGATGTTCCTGACTTTCTTCAATGATTTTAGAGGAACTGAGGAACAAAAACACCATTTACACGAAAGTCCGGCTTTAATAACATTCCCTTTGATTGTATTGGCAATTTTGGCAACCGTTGGAGGTTTAATTAGTTTACCCGGAAATAGCTGGCTTAACGAATATTTGGCTCCACTTTTTGCGAAAGCGGGAACAGAAGAACACGCATTGGGAACTACCGAATATATGCTAATGGCGATTGCTGTAGTTGGCGGATTAGTCGGAATTGGAATTGCTTATTCTAAATACATCAAACAAAACGCTGTACCAAGCGAAGATGCCGAAATAACCGGATTTTCAAAAGTATTGTACAACAAATACTATGTTGACGAATTATATGATTCCTTATTTGTAGCTCCTATAAACAGTTTGTCAAAACTATTCAGAGACTATGTAGAAACTGGAATTTCATCAGTAGTGTTTGGATTTGGAAAAATTGCCAGTGAACTTAGTTACCAAGGTAAAAAATTACAGAATGGAAGTGTCGGACTATACCTATTTGCTTTTGTTTTAGGCATGTGTGCCATTATTTCATTTTTATTTCTAGCTCAATAA
- the nuoK gene encoding NADH-quinone oxidoreductase subunit NuoK, protein MNNILTQIGIENYIFLCVVLFCIGIFGVLYRRNAIIVFMSIEIMLNAVNLLFVAFSTYHQDAQGQVFVFFSMAVAAAEVAVGLAILVSIFRNIGSISIDNLKNLKG, encoded by the coding sequence ATGAACAATATTTTAACTCAAATTGGTATAGAGAACTATATCTTCCTGTGTGTAGTCCTTTTTTGTATTGGAATTTTTGGTGTTTTGTACAGACGAAATGCAATCATTGTGTTTATGTCTATTGAAATCATGCTGAACGCCGTTAACTTATTGTTTGTGGCTTTCTCAACTTATCACCAAGACGCACAAGGGCAAGTATTCGTATTTTTCTCCATGGCAGTAGCGGCGGCAGAAGTTGCAGTTGGTCTCGCCATATTAGTTTCGATATTTAGAAATATTGGATCTATCAGCATCGATAATTTAAAAAACTTAAAAGGATAA
- a CDS encoding NADH-quinone oxidoreductase subunit J family protein, with product MSTVLILFCVLSAITLLTAFLTIFSRNPIHSAIYLVICFFSIAGHYLLLNAQFLAIVHIIVYSGAIMILLLFTIMLMNLNHEDEVHKPRFTRLGAIVSFCLVCLVLIKIFIDSKPIVEYDYTGEDYQSIKVLGKALLNEYMVPFEFASILLLVAMIGAVLLSKKEKIGK from the coding sequence ATGTCAACAGTACTTATTTTATTTTGCGTATTGTCTGCAATCACTTTGCTTACTGCATTTTTGACTATTTTCAGTAGAAATCCAATTCATAGTGCCATTTACTTGGTAATTTGTTTTTTCTCCATTGCAGGGCATTATCTATTGTTAAACGCACAGTTTTTGGCAATAGTACATATAATTGTCTATTCTGGGGCAATTATGATATTACTGTTGTTTACCATCATGTTGATGAACCTGAACCATGAGGATGAAGTTCACAAACCAAGATTCACGAGATTGGGTGCGATTGTTTCCTTTTGTTTGGTTTGTTTGGTTTTGATAAAAATCTTTATCGACTCAAAACCTATCGTAGAATACGATTATACGGGTGAGGATTATCAATCGATAAAAGTGCTCGGAAAGGCATTGTTGAATGAATATATGGTTCCTTTTGAATTTGCTTCCATTCTGCTTTTGGTGGCTATGATTGGAGCTGTGCTGTTGTCTAAAAAAGAAAAAATAGGAAAATAA
- a CDS encoding NuoI/complex I 23 kDa subunit family protein, producing the protein MSIETISLSGRKKVVSNKEMTFLERMYLIAIVKGLFITLKHLFKRKATIQYPEQVREMSPVYRGRHMLKRDEQGRENCTACGLCALTCPAEAITMKAAERKPEEKHLYREEKYAEIYEINMLRCIFCGLCEEACPKDAIYLTISKELVPSSYDREDFIFGKDKLVMPMEMALKNTQLKNAN; encoded by the coding sequence ATGTCAATAGAAACTATATCCTTATCAGGAAGAAAGAAAGTGGTCTCAAATAAAGAGATGACTTTTTTGGAGCGCATGTATCTAATTGCGATTGTAAAAGGTTTGTTCATCACGCTGAAGCATTTATTCAAAAGGAAAGCGACGATTCAATATCCTGAGCAAGTTCGTGAGATGAGCCCCGTGTATCGTGGACGCCATATGCTAAAACGCGACGAACAAGGCAGAGAAAACTGTACTGCCTGTGGTCTTTGCGCCTTGACTTGTCCGGCCGAAGCCATCACAATGAAAGCCGCCGAGCGTAAACCTGAAGAAAAGCATTTGTACAGAGAAGAAAAATATGCTGAGATATATGAAATCAATATGTTGAGATGTATTTTTTGCGGACTTTGTGAAGAAGCCTGTCCAAAAGATGCTATCTATTTGACTATCTCCAAAGAATTGGTTCCTTCCAGTTATGACAGAGAAGATTTCATTTTTGGGAAAGACAAACTGGTTATGCCAATGGAAATGGCTTTGAAAAATACTCAACTTAAAAACGCTAACTAA
- the nuoH gene encoding NADH-quinone oxidoreductase subunit NuoH, translated as MESTFVIEKSVVIIAVFALTMVMAMYSTWAERKVAAWLQDRIGPNRAGPLGLFQPLADGLKLFSKEEFEPNTPNKFLFFVGPGIAMGTALMTSAVIPWGDRLHLFGRDILLQATDVNIAILYIFGVVSLGVYGIMIGGWASNNKFSLMSAIRAASQMVSYEVAMGLSIIALIMMTGTLSLAEISKQQSEWHWNVFYQPLTFLIFLICSFAELNRTPFDLAECESELIGGYHTEYSSMKMGFYLFAEYANMFISSTILAVLFFGGYNYPGMGWVLDHFGVNVANVLGMMALFIKLCGFIFFIMWVRWTIPRFRYDQLMHLGWKILIPLAIVNIMITGVVILRTEIATFFGF; from the coding sequence ATGGAAAGTACATTTGTTATAGAAAAAAGTGTTGTTATTATAGCAGTTTTTGCTCTTACCATGGTTATGGCTATGTATTCCACATGGGCAGAACGTAAAGTGGCCGCTTGGCTACAAGACCGTATCGGGCCAAACAGAGCTGGACCATTAGGTTTGTTCCAACCTCTTGCCGATGGTTTGAAACTGTTTTCAAAAGAAGAATTTGAACCTAATACACCCAATAAATTTTTATTCTTTGTAGGACCCGGAATCGCAATGGGAACAGCGTTGATGACGAGTGCAGTTATACCTTGGGGAGACCGTTTACATTTATTTGGAAGAGATATTTTATTGCAGGCTACAGACGTAAACATTGCCATATTGTATATTTTCGGAGTAGTTTCTCTTGGAGTTTACGGCATCATGATTGGTGGATGGGCTTCCAATAATAAGTTTTCATTAATGAGTGCTATTAGAGCCGCTTCGCAAATGGTTTCTTATGAAGTTGCAATGGGATTGTCCATAATTGCTTTGATTATGATGACAGGAACTTTGAGCCTAGCAGAAATTTCAAAACAACAATCAGAATGGCATTGGAATGTATTTTATCAGCCATTAACCTTTTTGATTTTCCTTATTTGTTCTTTTGCGGAGTTGAACAGAACACCTTTTGATTTAGCAGAATGTGAATCGGAATTGATTGGTGGTTATCATACTGAATATTCTTCCATGAAAATGGGATTCTATTTATTTGCCGAATATGCAAATATGTTTATTTCCTCGACAATTTTGGCTGTTTTGTTTTTTGGCGGTTACAATTATCCTGGAATGGGTTGGGTATTAGATCACTTTGGTGTAAATGTTGCCAACGTACTAGGCATGATGGCTTTGTTTATTAAATTATGTGGTTTTATCTTCTTTATCATGTGGGTTCGTTGGACGATACCAAGATTTAGATATGACCAATTAATGCATTTGGGATGGAAAATTTTGATTCCGCTTGCGATTGTAAATATTATGATTACCGGAGTTGTGATTTTAAGAACTGAAATAGCTACTTTTTTCGGATTTTAA
- a CDS encoding 2Fe-2S iron-sulfur cluster-binding protein has product MKVTIDGQEIEVEAGTTILQAARMIGGDVVPPAMCYYSKLKGSGGKCRCCLVDVTKGSDADPRPMPKLMASCVTGCQDGMEIASKASPRVQEARKSVTEFLLINHPLDCPICDQAGECDLQNLSFEHGKSASRFIEEKRTFEPEDIGPNIQLHMNRCILCQRCVQVADQLTDNRVHGVLDRGDHANISTCISKAIDNEFSGNMIDVCPVGALTDKTFRFKSRVWFNKPFNAHRDCDKCCGKTTVWMFGNEIQRVTGRKDEFHEVEEFICNTCRFDKKEVSDWVIEGPREFEKDSVINQNNYTRPIEKVEIDTEKNILFGRDQDRKKISMASIPLDTNNQKS; this is encoded by the coding sequence ATGAAAGTAACCATAGACGGTCAAGAAATTGAAGTAGAAGCAGGAACAACGATTCTGCAAGCTGCGCGCATGATTGGTGGAGACGTTGTTCCGCCAGCGATGTGCTATTATTCAAAATTAAAAGGGAGCGGTGGGAAATGCCGTTGTTGTTTGGTTGATGTAACCAAAGGAAGTGACGCAGACCCAAGACCAATGCCAAAATTGATGGCATCGTGTGTAACAGGTTGTCAGGACGGAATGGAAATCGCCAGTAAAGCATCTCCAAGAGTTCAGGAAGCTAGAAAATCAGTTACCGAATTTCTATTAATCAATCACCCATTGGATTGCCCTATATGCGATCAAGCAGGGGAATGTGATTTGCAAAATCTGAGTTTTGAGCACGGAAAATCAGCATCCCGCTTTATCGAAGAAAAGAGAACTTTTGAACCAGAAGATATCGGTCCGAACATTCAATTACACATGAATCGTTGTATTTTATGTCAAAGATGTGTGCAAGTCGCAGATCAATTGACAGACAACAGAGTTCACGGAGTATTGGATCGTGGTGACCATGCTAACATTTCGACTTGTATTTCTAAAGCGATTGACAATGAATTTTCAGGAAATATGATCGATGTGTGTCCGGTAGGAGCTTTGACTGACAAAACCTTTAGATTCAAGTCAAGAGTTTGGTTCAACAAACCATTCAACGCGCATAGAGATTGCGATAAATGTTGCGGAAAAACAACCGTTTGGATGTTTGGAAATGAAATCCAACGTGTTACAGGTCGTAAAGATGAATTCCATGAAGTAGAAGAATTCATTTGCAACACTTGTCGTTTTGACAAAAAAGAAGTTTCTGATTGGGTAATCGAAGGGCCACGCGAATTTGAAAAAGATTCGGTTATTAATCAAAATAACTATACTCGCCCAATCGAAAAAGTAGAAATTGACACTGAAAAAAATATACTTTTTGGTAGAGATCAAGACAGAAAAAAAATAAGTATGGCTTCAATTCCATTGGACACTAACAACCAAAAATCGTAA
- the nuoF gene encoding NADH-quinone oxidoreductase subunit NuoF — MSQKILLDKINIPGIKTYEVYRANGGYASVEKALKTLTPDEVVEEVKTSGLRGRGGAGFPAGMKWSFIDKKSGKPRHLVCNADESEPGTFKDRYLMEFIPHLLIEGMITSSYALGANRSYIYIRGEYMWVFKILERAIAEAKAAGWLGKNILGSGFDLELYVHCGAGAYICGEETALIESLEGKRGNPRIKPPFPAVSGLWANPTVVNNVETIAAVPWIVNNSGADYAKIGIGRSTGTKLISASGHIKNPGVYEIELGLSVYEFMNSDEYLGGMSSDRPLKAFVPGGSSVPVLPAHLIYKTAAGEDRLMTYESLSDGGFATGSMLGSGGFIVYNDTSCIVRNTWNFSRFYHHESCGQCTPCREGTGWMEKVLHRIENGHGREEDIELLLSIQSKIEGNTICPLGDAAAWPVAAAIRHFRDEFEYHIRFPEKIKNRDHFVAEPFEKVKHLVAKQEV; from the coding sequence ATGTCACAAAAAATATTATTAGACAAAATCAATATTCCAGGGATTAAAACCTACGAAGTATATCGTGCAAACGGCGGTTATGCTTCTGTAGAAAAAGCACTGAAAACATTAACTCCTGACGAAGTAGTTGAAGAAGTGAAAACTTCTGGGTTACGTGGTCGTGGTGGTGCTGGTTTCCCTGCTGGAATGAAATGGAGTTTTATCGACAAAAAATCAGGAAAACCACGTCATTTGGTTTGCAACGCCGATGAGTCTGAACCGGGAACTTTCAAAGACCGTTATTTGATGGAATTTATTCCTCATTTATTGATCGAAGGAATGATTACTTCCAGTTATGCATTGGGTGCAAACCGTTCCTACATCTACATCCGTGGGGAATATATGTGGGTATTCAAAATATTGGAAAGAGCCATCGCCGAAGCAAAAGCTGCCGGCTGGTTAGGAAAAAATATATTAGGTTCTGGATTTGATTTAGAATTATACGTTCACTGTGGTGCCGGAGCTTACATCTGTGGTGAGGAAACTGCTTTGATTGAATCATTGGAAGGAAAAAGAGGAAATCCTCGTATCAAACCACCATTCCCAGCTGTTTCGGGATTGTGGGCAAATCCAACCGTAGTAAATAACGTAGAAACTATCGCTGCCGTGCCATGGATTGTAAACAATTCTGGGGCTGATTATGCGAAAATCGGTATCGGAAGATCTACAGGAACCAAATTAATATCTGCTTCGGGACACATCAAAAATCCTGGAGTTTATGAAATTGAATTAGGATTAAGCGTCTACGAATTCATGAACTCTGATGAATACCTTGGTGGAATGAGCTCTGATCGTCCATTGAAAGCTTTTGTGCCCGGAGGAAGTTCTGTTCCTGTTTTGCCGGCACATTTAATCTATAAAACCGCTGCAGGCGAAGACCGTTTGATGACATACGAATCATTGAGTGACGGTGGTTTTGCAACCGGATCTATGTTGGGTTCAGGAGGATTTATCGTATATAATGATACTTCTTGCATCGTTCGAAATACTTGGAATTTCTCCCGTTTTTACCACCACGAAAGTTGCGGACAATGTACTCCTTGTCGCGAAGGTACAGGCTGGATGGAAAAAGTATTGCACCGTATCGAAAACGGTCACGGACGCGAAGAAGACATCGAATTACTATTAAGTATTCAAAGCAAAATAGAAGGAAACACTATCTGTCCTCTTGGTGATGCAGCAGCTTGGCCAGTGGCAGCGGCAATTCGTCACTTTAGAGATGAATTTGAATATCATATTCGTTTCCCAGAAAAAATAAAAAACAGAGACCATTTTGTTGCCGAACCATTTGAAAAAGTGAAGCACCTAGTGGCAAAACAAGAAGTATAA
- a CDS encoding complex I 24 kDa subunit family protein has translation MVHTHYKQEINMTEELMSRINELISHYPEDKRKSALLPVLHEVQDAHDNWLSIELQDKVAEILQIKPIEVYEVVSFYTMYNRRPVGKYMLEFCQTSPCCLNGVEDLMDYTCEKLGVQVGEPTADGLFEVRGVECLGACGYAPMMQLGDFYKEHLNKEKIDQLIADCKDNKIILHDK, from the coding sequence ATGGTACACACACATTACAAACAAGAAATAAATATGACTGAGGAATTGATGTCCCGCATCAATGAGTTAATCAGTCATTATCCAGAAGACAAAAGAAAATCGGCTTTACTTCCCGTATTGCACGAAGTCCAAGATGCTCACGACAATTGGTTAAGCATTGAATTACAAGATAAAGTTGCCGAAATTTTGCAAATAAAACCAATTGAGGTTTATGAAGTGGTTTCGTTTTACACGATGTACAACAGAAGACCCGTTGGTAAATACATGCTTGAATTTTGTCAAACTTCACCTTGTTGCTTGAACGGTGTTGAAGATTTGATGGATTATACCTGCGAAAAATTGGGCGTACAAGTAGGAGAACCTACAGCAGACGGTCTTTTTGAAGTAAGGGGTGTAGAATGTTTGGGAGCTTGTGGTTACGCTCCTATGATGCAATTGGGTGATTTTTACAAAGAGCATTTGAACAAGGAAAAAATCGACCAACTAATTGCCGATTGCAAAGACAATAAAATAATATTACACGATAAATAA
- a CDS encoding NADH-quinone oxidoreductase subunit D — protein sequence MSELLLPPEHRYAKIIQEKHNEDGSELSILNLGPTHPATHGIFQNILLMDGEKILDAEPTVGYIHRAFEKIAENRPFYQITPLTDRMNYCSSPINNMGWWMTLEKLLDIKLPKRVEYLRVIVMELARISDHLICNSILGVDTGAYTGFLYVMQFRERIYEIYEEICGARLTTNMGRIGGFERDWSETAFKKLDAFLEDFPAVWQEFENLFTRNRIFIDRTVNVGSITAEKAMAYGLTGPNLRAAGIDYDVRVAQPYSSYEDFDFIVPVGKSGDTYDRFCVRNAEVWESLSIIRQALAKMPEGNEYHADVPEYYLPPKENVYTDMESLIYHFKIVMGEVPVPVAEVYHPVEGANGELGFYLVTDGSRTPYRLHFRRPCFIYYQAYPDMIKGQMLSDAIVILSSLNVIAGELDA from the coding sequence ATGTCAGAACTATTATTACCACCGGAGCATCGCTATGCTAAAATAATTCAGGAGAAACACAATGAAGACGGAAGCGAGCTTTCCATTCTGAATTTAGGTCCTACACACCCCGCAACGCACGGTATTTTCCAAAATATCCTATTGATGGACGGTGAAAAAATTCTGGATGCAGAACCAACCGTTGGATACATCCACAGGGCTTTTGAAAAAATTGCCGAAAATCGTCCTTTCTATCAAATTACTCCACTTACAGACAGGATGAACTACTGTTCTTCGCCAATCAATAATATGGGATGGTGGATGACATTAGAAAAACTTCTTGATATAAAACTTCCTAAAAGAGTCGAATATTTACGTGTAATTGTAATGGAACTTGCCCGTATTTCTGACCACTTAATTTGTAATTCAATTTTAGGAGTTGATACAGGTGCCTATACTGGATTTCTGTATGTTATGCAATTTAGAGAAAGAATCTACGAAATATACGAAGAAATTTGTGGTGCACGTCTAACGACTAATATGGGAAGAATTGGCGGTTTTGAAAGAGATTGGTCTGAAACTGCTTTCAAAAAACTTGATGCCTTTCTTGAAGATTTTCCTGCAGTTTGGCAAGAATTCGAAAACTTATTCACCAGAAATAGAATATTCATAGACAGAACAGTTAATGTTGGATCCATAACTGCTGAAAAAGCTATGGCCTATGGCCTTACTGGACCTAATTTACGTGCTGCCGGAATTGACTACGATGTGCGTGTAGCACAGCCTTACAGTTCTTATGAAGACTTTGATTTCATTGTTCCTGTAGGGAAATCAGGAGACACTTACGACCGCTTTTGTGTTCGTAATGCCGAAGTCTGGGAAAGTTTAAGCATTATCCGTCAGGCATTAGCCAAAATGCCGGAAGGAAATGAATACCATGCTGATGTTCCTGAATACTATCTTCCTCCAAAAGAAAATGTTTATACCGATATGGAATCCTTGATATACCATTTCAAAATTGTGATGGGTGAAGTTCCTGTTCCAGTTGCCGAAGTTTACCATCCTGTAGAAGGAGCTAATGGTGAACTCGGTTTTTATTTAGTTACTGACGGAAGCAGAACCCCATACAGATTGCATTTCAGAAGACCTTGTTTCATTTATTATCAAGCTTATCCAGACATGATTAAAGGGCAAATGTTATCTGATGCCATTGTTATTTTATCAAGTTTAAATGTTATTGCTGGAGAATTAGACGCATAA
- a CDS encoding NADH-quinone oxidoreductase subunit C — MALETTEIQQKVYETFGSKVLGFNQDKDIFTFEVESDIITAVILYLKNEPTLRFHFLTDLCGIHYPDNEENRQFAVVYHLHNWYDNKRIRIKSFLNGLNPEIKTVTNIFLCANWMERETYDFFGINFIGHPQLKRILNMDEMTSFPMRKEFPLEDSGRTDKDDRYFGRTPSNC; from the coding sequence ATGGCGTTAGAAACAACAGAAATTCAACAAAAAGTATATGAAACTTTTGGTTCAAAAGTTTTAGGATTCAATCAGGATAAAGACATTTTTACATTTGAAGTAGAATCGGATATTATTACAGCTGTTATTCTTTATTTAAAAAATGAACCTACTTTACGGTTTCACTTTTTGACCGATTTGTGTGGTATACATTATCCAGACAATGAAGAAAACAGACAATTTGCAGTTGTTTATCATTTACATAATTGGTACGACAATAAACGCATCAGGATTAAATCCTTCCTTAACGGATTAAATCCTGAAATAAAAACCGTCACCAACATCTTTTTATGTGCCAATTGGATGGAAAGGGAAACCTATGATTTTTTCGGAATCAATTTCATCGGGCATCCACAGTTGAAACGTATTTTGAATATGGATGAAATGACTTCTTTCCCAATGCGCAAGGAATTCCCTTTGGAAGACAGCGGAAGAACCGACAAAGACGACAGGTATTTTGGAAGAACGCCATCAAATTGCTAA
- a CDS encoding NADH-quinone oxidoreductase subunit B → MSDSKINMVAPPEGVVGEGFFATKLNDVVGLARANSLWPLPFATSCCGIEFMATMASHYDLARFGSERVSFSPRQADMLLVMGTISKKMAPILRQVYEQMAEPRWVIAVGACATSGGIFDTYSVLQGIDKVIPVDVYVPGCPPRPEQIVDGVMRLQELVKSESVRRRSSPEYQELLASYNIQ, encoded by the coding sequence ATGAGCGATTCAAAAATAAATATGGTAGCCCCTCCAGAAGGTGTTGTTGGTGAAGGTTTTTTTGCCACAAAACTAAATGATGTAGTGGGATTAGCACGTGCCAATTCTCTTTGGCCATTACCTTTTGCAACTTCTTGTTGCGGAATCGAATTTATGGCTACAATGGCTTCGCATTATGATTTGGCCCGTTTTGGCTCTGAAAGAGTAAGTTTTTCACCTCGTCAGGCTGATATGTTATTGGTAATGGGAACCATTTCAAAAAAAATGGCACCAATTTTGCGTCAGGTTTACGAACAGATGGCAGAACCTCGTTGGGTGATTGCTGTTGGTGCTTGTGCAACTTCAGGTGGAATTTTTGACACTTACTCAGTATTACAAGGGATTGACAAGGTAATTCCGGTAGACGTTTACGTTCCTGGCTGCCCTCCTCGTCCCGAACAAATTGTGGATGGTGTCATGAGATTACAAGAGTTAGTAAAAAGCGAATCTGTAAGAAGAAGAAGTTCACCAGAGTACCAAGAATTATTGGCATCTTATAATATTCAATAA
- a CDS encoding NADH-quinone oxidoreductase subunit A has translation MQSEQINYIPVFMQLALAVLFVIAVIIISGKLGPKRSSENKDKNFECGIESIGNARIPFSVKYFLVAILFVLFDVEVIFLYPWAVNFKDLGVEGMIKMIIFMMLLLVGFFYIIKKKGLEWE, from the coding sequence ATGCAATCAGAACAAATAAACTACATTCCGGTCTTTATGCAGCTTGCTTTGGCTGTGCTATTTGTAATAGCCGTAATTATAATTTCCGGCAAACTAGGACCAAAAAGATCATCAGAAAATAAAGACAAAAACTTTGAGTGCGGTATCGAATCGATAGGAAACGCAAGAATCCCATTTTCGGTCAAATATTTCCTTGTAGCCATCTTGTTTGTACTTTTCGATGTCGAAGTAATATTTTTATACCCTTGGGCAGTGAATTTCAAGGATTTAGGAGTCGAAGGAATGATAAAAATGATTATCTTTATGATGCTTCTTTTAGTTGGTTTCTTCTATATCATCAAAAAGAAAGGTTTAGAGTGGGAATAA
- a CDS encoding cold-shock protein, translating into MRTGTVKFFNESKGYGFITDEETGKDIFVHASGISAEELREGDRVSYEEEEGRKGKVAAKVAVI; encoded by the coding sequence ATGCGTACAGGTACAGTTAAATTTTTCAATGAATCTAAAGGTTATGGATTCATTACAGACGAAGAAACAGGAAAAGACATTTTTGTTCATGCATCAGGAATCAGCGCGGAAGAATTACGCGAAGGTGACAGAGTAAGCTATGAAGAAGAAGAAGGAAGAAAAGGTAAAGTTGCAGCTAAAGTTGCAGTTATCTAA